Below is a window of Plasmodium sp. gorilla clade G2 genome assembly, chromosome: 14 DNA.
GGGGATGCTATAAAAACGGTATTTCCTAAATTTGACGTTTGTACAGCTAATATTccatataaaatatcaagtccacttatttttaaattaatatcacATAGACCATTATTCAAATGTGCTGTTTTAATGTTTCAGAAAGAATTTGCAGAAAGAATGTTAGCTAATGTTGGAGATAGTAATTATAGTAGATTAACTATTAATGTAAAATTATTCTGTAAAGTTACAAAAGTTTGTAATGTCAATAGAAGTAGTTTTAACCCTCCTCCAAAAGTCGATAGTGTTATTGTTAAACTTGTACCAAAAGAAAGTAGTTTCTTAACAAATTTTGATGAATGGGATAATTTATTAAGAATATGTTTCAGTAGAAAGAGAAAAACACTTCATGCTATCTTTAAAAGAAATGCAGTTCTTAATATGTTAGaacataattataaaaactgGTGCAcattaaataaacaaataccCGTAAACTTtccatttaaaaaatattgtttaGATGTTTTAGAACATTTGGATATGTGCGAAAAGAGAAGTATAAATCTAGATGAAAATGATTTTCTTAAATTGTTATtagaatttaataaaaaaggtatacatttctttaatatttcaaatgttaaaaataatgacaTGACTAATATCTTTCTCGATGACGATATGAATGATTCCGATCAAAATATAGATGATTgataatatgataattataggTTTCACAATACATAAAATTGTAGcccataaatataaatatatatatatatatatatatatatatatatatatatttatacaatcTTATTAATTTTCACACatttattatgttataatttattttaaaaataatcttatccttcaaaaaaaaaaggataaaatattttattaatttatatagtatatgtatattttcaatttgtttaattagacattttaataatatgtatatataagaatgtggacaaatatattattttattttttttttcattttatttattgatttatttttattcaatttttttttatgtgctAATTTTAaactatattataaaataacaaacaaatggtataaaaaaaaaattatatataataaaattatggtttataaaaaaaaaaaaaaaaaaataaaattaacggtatgtatttattatatgtataatttattatattgttataatactgaaaaaaaaaaaaaaaaataaataataatataaaataaaataaatttactCAAACACTGATCCTTTTACCATGTTCCTAACATTTTAGATTTACAACAAGAAGATTCATCATGaatttttttacaatttaAAGAACAGGTATATCTTACAAAAGAAGTAGGTTTATGTTCAAAACATTTTAAGCATTTATATTTCCCTTCAAATCCACAAACTGTACAAAGTTTTCTTTTTACCAGTGAGGTATTTCCAGCATTCACTTTTGTCCAGCAATAAGTTTTCGTTCTACATaaggaataatatatatatatatatatatatatatatatataatatatatgttttatataatatattttaatatgtatataaaaccTTTATTCATAAATTATTAACTGTAGTGTCatgttttattaatataattcttCTTTCATATGttcaacatatatttaatatatatatatattatatgcaaatgtacatattaataatatcttaCTTAAATGCATCCTCTTCATCTTGTgctaatattaaattaatatccACTTTTTCTCTTTGTTTAAATTTAGTAGAAACATTTCTATTTATGGGAATATTAGTATTAGCTATTTCAATATCATCATCGTCATCATCACTATCTGATccctttttcctttttcttttttttatcactttaacatttttttccttttttaagTTTTTATCCAGTGGTCTTCTTCccatttaaaattataattcatataaaattattaaacaagaaaaatttaggttatatgaaaataattatgaaacaaataacaaaaattCCATGACTTTTTTGTCttctaaaaaattataaaatagaaaaatttgtttatacaaatataaatataaatataaaaatatatataatatagtagtaaaaaacaaaatagatatataacatatgatATTCCTTatacaattaaataatttttttttggaaaaaagaaaaaaaaaaaaaaaaaaaaaaaaatttatatatataatacataaatgtatattatataaataattattttaaaaaagaaaaaagaattttttttttttaaacggtactataatttttttcatttatatattcttatttaatCGTTATTTCTCCTTTCCTATTTTTCCCCTacaaacattatatatataatatatactttttttaagatattgtaatgtataatatattattatagttaatatattcctttttgcGTTTGATtaatcaatatttttatattaatattttatataaagatttaatatatttatttttttttaatcaataaattatttcttttataaaaaaatatgacagtatcaaaaaaattatattgttttctctggtaatatatttttataccaaaatatttctttttttttttcttttctttccttctttcttcctttttgtgtgtatatttgtattaattttaataggtcttttacaaaaaatattaaaaattaaaaaaaaaaaaaaaaaaaatactacaatatatatatatatatatatatatatatatatattagctgtatatcatataatcAAAAGTTATCCATCAGTATGttccttcttttttctttatctttatctttttctacaaatgtattataatacatatatttgtcttttattataagaaagtacatatatatatatatatatttcctaatt
It encodes the following:
- a CDS encoding small subunit rRNA dimethylase, putative produces the protein MLCLSSYLLNNSLKLFKNNIVTMKVNKGFYNNIINNSKSTKIIKNVSDGISKKNHGKRNISTSKVQKGNKMNMILYKKHGQHLLKNPGILDKIIYASKIKSSDIVLEIGCGTGNLTVKLLPLAKKVITIDIDSRMISEVKKRCLYEGYNNLEVYEGDAIKTVFPKFDVCTANIPYKISSPLIFKLISHRPLFKCAVLMFQKEFAERMLANVGDSNYSRLTINVKLFCKVTKVCNVNRSSFNPPPKVDSVIVKLVPKESSFLTNFDEWDNLLRICFSRKRKTLHAIFKRNAVLNMLEHNYKNWCTLNKQIPVNFPFKKYCLDVLEHLDMCEKRSINLDENDFLKLLLEFNKKGIHFFNISNVKNNDMTNIFLDDDMNDSDQNIDD
- a CDS encoding zinc finger protein, putative: MGRRPLDKNLKKEKNVKVIKKRKRKKGSDSDDDDDDIEIANTNIPINRNVSTKFKQREKVDINLILAQDEEDAFKTKTYCWTKVNAGNTSLVKRKLCTVCGFEGKYKCLKCFEHKPTSFVRYTCSLNCKKIHDESSCCKSKMLGTW